One region of Anaeromyxobacter paludicola genomic DNA includes:
- a CDS encoding STAS domain-containing protein — translation MPHDAPAPLHILRLSDLFDGVAARRLEAWLAALQPATQVRIDLSKVREFHDFGLAVLAQALSRCRAEVTVVGLRQHQVRMLRYFGVEASRLEPAPGAAAGLGGPQA, via the coding sequence ATGCCCCACGACGCCCCGGCCCCCCTCCACATCCTCCGGCTGAGCGATCTCTTCGACGGCGTCGCCGCGCGCCGCCTGGAGGCGTGGCTCGCCGCGCTCCAGCCGGCGACGCAGGTGCGCATCGACCTCTCGAAGGTCCGGGAGTTCCACGACTTCGGCCTCGCCGTGCTCGCGCAGGCCCTCTCCCGCTGCCGGGCGGAGGTGACGGTGGTCGGGCTGCGCCAGCACCAGGTCCGGATGCTGCGCTACTTCGGCGTGGAGGCCTCACGGCTCGAGCCGGCGCCCGGCGCCGCCGCCGGCCTGGGCGGGCCGCAGGCATGA
- a CDS encoding LuxE/PaaK family acyltransferase: protein MARAEESAGAAESRRAGLAQEIRAVLQAGCEGDPAPFERLALAEFAYQFEQNGPYRRFCEAKGATPDRVRAWGEIPAFPTAAFKSEIVASFPMERAVFELLTSGTTSPEVRGKVFRDELGRELVFRANRMVTAAWLFPDFDPGRRCRLLLMTPSPKMAPSMGMAVAMERTRVEFGTEDSCFLIGPTGLDVRALARALTGSERSGVPVALVGATSAFVFFFEACRGKGVRFRLPPGSRVCDGGGYRGRFGELTREGYLSRCEEILGVPSTHCVNVLGMSETGTNYADNVLGDLVAGRPPRPRRKVPPPWTRVQAMSLEDLSPLPPGEVGLLRHYDLVNLPMVLGVQTDNLGWVDGEGGFEIVGRAAVRDGKVTPLPSERAVGPMGDRRIFRFLEGYVNFSIQFKMGRFRRRPAGR from the coding sequence ATGGCGCGAGCGGAGGAAAGCGCGGGGGCGGCCGAGTCGCGGCGGGCCGGCCTGGCTCAGGAGATACGAGCGGTCCTCCAGGCGGGGTGCGAGGGGGACCCGGCGCCGTTCGAGCGGCTCGCGCTGGCCGAGTTCGCCTACCAGTTCGAGCAGAACGGGCCCTACCGCCGCTTCTGCGAGGCGAAGGGCGCCACCCCGGATCGGGTCCGCGCCTGGGGCGAGATCCCGGCCTTCCCGACGGCCGCCTTCAAGTCGGAGATCGTCGCCTCCTTCCCGATGGAGCGCGCGGTGTTCGAGCTCCTGACGAGCGGCACCACCTCGCCGGAGGTGCGCGGCAAGGTCTTCCGCGACGAGCTCGGCCGCGAGCTGGTCTTCCGGGCCAACCGGATGGTCACGGCGGCGTGGCTCTTCCCGGACTTCGATCCAGGCCGCCGCTGCCGCCTCCTGCTCATGACCCCGAGCCCGAAGATGGCGCCGTCGATGGGCATGGCGGTGGCCATGGAGCGGACCCGCGTCGAGTTCGGCACCGAGGACAGCTGCTTCCTCATCGGCCCCACCGGGCTCGACGTGCGCGCCCTGGCGCGGGCGCTCACCGGGTCGGAGCGGAGCGGCGTGCCGGTGGCGCTCGTCGGCGCCACCTCCGCCTTCGTCTTCTTCTTCGAGGCCTGCCGCGGGAAGGGGGTCCGGTTCCGGCTCCCGCCGGGCAGCCGCGTCTGCGACGGCGGCGGGTACCGCGGCCGCTTCGGCGAGCTCACGCGGGAAGGCTACCTCTCGCGCTGCGAGGAGATCCTCGGCGTGCCGTCCACCCACTGCGTGAACGTGCTCGGCATGAGCGAGACCGGCACCAACTACGCGGACAACGTGCTGGGCGATCTCGTCGCCGGGCGGCCGCCCCGGCCGCGCCGCAAGGTGCCGCCGCCGTGGACGCGCGTGCAGGCGATGAGCCTCGAGGACCTCTCGCCCCTGCCGCCGGGAGAGGTCGGGCTCCTGCGCCACTACGACCTCGTGAACCTGCCCATGGTGCTCGGCGTGCAGACCGACAACCTCGGCTGGGTGGACGGGGAGGGCGGGTTCGAGATCGTCGGGCGGGCGGCGGTGCGGGACGGGAAGGTGACGCCGCTCCCGAGCGAGCGCGCGGTCGGGCCGATGGGGGACCGGCGCATCTTCCGGTTCCTCGAGGGCTACGTGAACTTCTCGATCCAGTTCAAGATGGGCCGCTTCCGGAGGAGGCCGGCCGGGCGCTGA
- a CDS encoding MEDS domain-containing protein, protein MRLSLDDSPDPALRLDRSLSEIGPHDHVCLIFDSEEEQHRTHAAFVRHGLAAGDRCLCVAGGGGDAAGLAAALRRGGVDVEGAASRAALELATERTTYLAGGEFDPEAMCAALARLSEQATRSGFRALRVAGEVTWALGDALETERVLDYEARVNALLPDVPCLALCQYDRRRFPPAVLRDVIRTHPLALVQGRLCRNFYYVPPGELIGPDRLARDVDRLLENVLEREQSEEALRASERRAELSSRLASMGTLAAGVAHEINNPLTYVDANLRWALERLERDGSTPRSELRAALAEALEGAVRVRDIVLGLRRLAEPRAGGPRATGDVAAEIRAALGIVRRQVESRARLALDLAPDLPVVPVPPPELAQLVVNLVANAAQAIRGGSPGAHEVRIQARREAGGLALEVQDTGDGISPEDLPRIFDPFFTTRRSGVGAGLGLAICHRIVQAAGGTIAVESAPGRGSTFRIRLPAPEAGEDPG, encoded by the coding sequence ATGCGCCTCTCCCTCGATGATTCCCCGGATCCTGCGCTGCGGCTCGATCGGAGCCTCTCCGAGATCGGGCCGCACGATCACGTCTGCCTCATCTTCGACTCCGAGGAGGAGCAGCACCGGACGCACGCCGCCTTCGTCCGGCACGGGCTCGCCGCCGGCGATCGCTGCCTCTGCGTCGCCGGCGGCGGCGGCGACGCGGCCGGCCTCGCGGCGGCGCTCCGGCGCGGCGGCGTGGACGTGGAGGGCGCGGCGTCCCGGGCGGCCCTCGAGCTCGCGACCGAGCGGACCACCTACCTCGCCGGGGGGGAGTTCGATCCGGAGGCGATGTGCGCCGCCCTCGCCCGCCTCTCCGAGCAGGCGACGCGGTCGGGCTTCCGCGCCCTCCGGGTGGCGGGCGAGGTCACCTGGGCGCTCGGCGACGCGCTCGAGACGGAACGGGTCCTCGACTACGAGGCGCGCGTGAACGCGCTCCTGCCGGACGTCCCGTGCCTCGCGCTCTGCCAGTACGACCGCCGCCGCTTCCCCCCCGCGGTCCTGCGCGACGTGATCCGGACGCACCCGCTCGCGCTGGTGCAGGGCCGGCTCTGCCGCAACTTCTACTACGTGCCGCCGGGCGAGCTGATCGGGCCGGACCGGCTGGCGCGCGACGTGGACCGGCTGCTCGAGAACGTCCTCGAGCGCGAGCAGTCCGAGGAGGCGCTGCGCGCGAGCGAGCGGCGCGCCGAGCTGTCCAGCCGGCTCGCCAGCATGGGGACCCTGGCGGCCGGCGTGGCCCACGAGATCAACAACCCGCTCACCTACGTGGACGCGAACCTGCGCTGGGCGCTGGAGCGCCTCGAGCGAGACGGGAGCACCCCGCGGTCCGAGCTCCGCGCCGCCCTCGCCGAGGCGCTCGAGGGGGCGGTGCGCGTGCGCGACATCGTGCTCGGCCTGCGCCGCCTCGCCGAGCCCCGGGCCGGCGGTCCCCGCGCCACGGGCGACGTCGCCGCCGAGATCCGGGCCGCGCTCGGCATCGTCCGGCGCCAGGTGGAGTCGCGCGCGCGGCTCGCGCTCGACCTCGCGCCGGACCTCCCCGTCGTGCCGGTGCCCCCTCCGGAGCTCGCCCAGCTGGTCGTGAACCTGGTGGCGAACGCGGCGCAGGCGATCCGGGGCGGCAGCCCCGGGGCGCACGAGGTCCGGATCCAGGCGCGCCGCGAGGCGGGCGGCCTCGCGCTCGAGGTCCAGGACACCGGCGACGGGATCTCGCCCGAGGACCTGCCGCGCATCTTCGACCCGTTCTTCACCACGCGGAGGTCCGGCGTCGGCGCGGGGCTCGGGCTCGCCATCTGCCACCGGATCGTCCAGGCGGCCGGCGGCACCATCGCCGTGGAGAGCGCGCCCGGGCGCGGGAGCACCTTCCGGATCCGGCTGCCGGCGCCGGAGGCCGGCGAGGACCCGGGGTAG
- a CDS encoding 4Fe-4S dicluster domain-containing protein, with protein MAHHASVPAYQRLTERLNRAAQGAPPSESLHAILALLFSEREAGLVSVLPLKPFSAAKAAGIWKTSEAEARKTLDALASRALLVDLETREGTRWVLPPPMAGFFEFSMMRVRSDLDQKALAELFHQYLNVEEDFVRALFTGGETQLGRTFVHEPALSDENALHVLDFERASEVIRTARHRGVSRCYCRHKMEHLGRACDAPQEICMTFSATAASLVRHGHARAIDAVEGLELLHQAHERGLVQFGENVREGVNFICNCCGCCCEAMIASRRFAAAHPVHTTAFLPAVDAAACTGCERCVRACPVEAMSAVSANDARRPKRTVARVDEERCLGCGVCVRACREAALSLRERGARRLTPVNGAHRAVLMALERGKLQDLVFDNRLLFSHRALAAFLGAVLKLPPARRLLATEQVRSRYLEALLRRVP; from the coding sequence ATGGCCCACCACGCGTCCGTCCCAGCGTACCAGCGGCTCACCGAGCGGCTGAACCGCGCCGCCCAGGGCGCGCCGCCCTCGGAGAGCCTCCACGCGATCCTGGCGCTCCTGTTCAGCGAGCGCGAGGCCGGCCTCGTCTCGGTCCTCCCGCTCAAGCCCTTCTCGGCGGCCAAGGCGGCCGGGATCTGGAAGACGAGCGAGGCGGAGGCCCGCAAGACCCTCGACGCGCTCGCCTCGCGGGCGCTGCTCGTGGACCTCGAGACGCGGGAGGGCACCCGGTGGGTGCTGCCGCCGCCGATGGCCGGCTTCTTCGAGTTCTCGATGATGCGGGTGCGCTCCGACCTCGACCAGAAGGCGCTCGCCGAGCTCTTCCACCAGTACCTCAACGTGGAGGAGGACTTCGTCCGGGCGCTCTTCACGGGCGGGGAGACGCAGCTCGGCCGGACCTTCGTGCACGAGCCGGCCCTCTCGGACGAGAACGCGCTCCACGTCCTCGACTTCGAGCGCGCGAGCGAGGTGATCCGGACGGCGCGCCACCGCGGCGTGAGCCGCTGCTACTGCCGCCACAAGATGGAGCACCTGGGGCGCGCCTGCGACGCGCCGCAGGAGATCTGCATGACCTTCTCCGCGACCGCCGCCTCGCTGGTCCGGCACGGGCACGCCCGGGCCATCGACGCGGTGGAGGGGCTCGAGCTCCTCCACCAGGCGCACGAGCGCGGGCTGGTGCAGTTCGGCGAGAACGTGCGGGAGGGCGTGAACTTCATCTGCAACTGCTGCGGCTGCTGCTGCGAGGCGATGATCGCCTCCCGCCGCTTCGCCGCCGCCCACCCGGTCCACACCACCGCGTTCCTGCCGGCGGTGGACGCGGCGGCCTGCACGGGCTGCGAGCGCTGCGTCCGGGCCTGCCCGGTGGAGGCGATGAGCGCGGTGTCGGCCAACGACGCGCGCCGGCCCAAGCGGACGGTGGCGCGCGTGGACGAGGAGCGCTGCCTCGGCTGCGGCGTCTGCGTCCGGGCCTGCCGCGAGGCGGCGCTCTCGCTGCGCGAGCGGGGCGCGCGCCGGCTCACGCCGGTGAACGGGGCGCACCGGGCGGTGCTGATGGCGCTCGAGCGGGGCAAGCTGCAGGACCTCGTCTTCGACAACCGGCTGCTCTTCAGCCACCGGGCGCTGGCGGCGTTCCTCGGCGCCGTCCTGAAGCTCCCGCCCGCGCGCCGCCTGCTCGCCACCGAGCAGGTCCGGTCGCGCTACCTCGAGGCGCTGCTCCGCCGCGTCCCCTGA
- a CDS encoding cation diffusion facilitator family transporter, protein MGELGREELAEAGRGSAVDQEALAEQEKRRVASSSVAAAVLLTGMKIAVGIATGSIGILSEAAHSGLDLVAAAVTLWAVRASSAPADRRHPYGHGKIENFSALFETGLLLATCAWIVYEAAKRLLFEEAHVAATPWAFAVMGISIVVDVSRSRALARAARKHRSQALEADALHFSTDVWSSCVVIGGLALVWAGQRFGVAWLARADAVAAVGVAGVALVVSLRLGKKSVDDLLDAAPTGLLERVAHAAAVDGVRSVLQARVRQSGPYAFADVTVQVSPGLSLAEAHALAHAVEAAVRARVPGVDVVVHAEPEAAVTGAAASAPSGPAGHRR, encoded by the coding sequence ATGGGAGAGCTGGGGCGCGAGGAGCTCGCGGAGGCCGGGCGGGGCTCCGCCGTGGACCAGGAGGCCCTCGCCGAGCAGGAGAAGCGGCGGGTCGCCTCGAGCTCGGTCGCGGCGGCGGTCCTGCTCACCGGCATGAAGATCGCCGTCGGGATCGCCACCGGCTCGATCGGCATCCTCTCCGAGGCGGCCCACTCCGGCCTCGACCTCGTCGCGGCCGCCGTGACGCTCTGGGCGGTGCGCGCCTCCTCGGCGCCGGCCGATCGGCGCCACCCCTACGGACACGGGAAGATCGAGAACTTCTCGGCGCTCTTCGAGACCGGGCTGCTCCTCGCCACCTGCGCCTGGATCGTCTACGAGGCGGCGAAGCGGCTCCTCTTCGAGGAGGCCCACGTGGCCGCGACGCCGTGGGCGTTCGCCGTGATGGGGATCTCGATCGTCGTGGACGTCTCCCGCTCGCGGGCCCTGGCGCGGGCGGCCCGGAAGCACCGGAGCCAGGCCCTCGAGGCCGACGCGCTCCACTTCTCCACCGACGTCTGGTCCTCGTGCGTGGTCATCGGCGGCCTGGCGCTGGTCTGGGCCGGGCAGCGCTTCGGGGTGGCCTGGCTCGCCCGCGCCGACGCGGTCGCCGCCGTCGGCGTGGCCGGGGTGGCGCTCGTGGTGAGCCTCCGCCTCGGCAAGAAGTCGGTGGACGACCTCCTCGACGCCGCGCCCACCGGCCTCCTCGAGCGGGTGGCCCACGCCGCCGCCGTGGACGGCGTGCGGTCGGTGCTGCAGGCGCGGGTGCGCCAGTCCGGCCCCTACGCCTTCGCCGACGTCACGGTGCAGGTGTCGCCGGGGCTGAGCCTCGCCGAGGCCCATGCCCTGGCGCACGCCGTCGAGGCCGCCGTCCGCGCCCGGGTGCCGGGCGTGGACGTGGTGGTGCACGCCGAGCCCGAGGCGGCGGTCACGGGTGCTGCCGCTTCCGCGCCTTCCGGACCGGCCGGTCATCGCCGGTAG